The Lactuca sativa cultivar Salinas chromosome 2, Lsat_Salinas_v11, whole genome shotgun sequence genome includes a window with the following:
- the LOC111900205 gene encoding probable N-acetyltransferase HLS1 produces MVVAESGGDTVVVIREYNPKTDIESVEQVERSCEVGPSGEFSLHADLLGDPVCRVRNSPAYLMLVAEMVVNGGGDETREVVGMIRGCIKTVTCGRKVCRKANYPPELRPVFTKLAYILGLRVSPSHRRMKIGLKLVSQMEDWFRDNGAEYSYIATDATNKPSVNLFTGKCGYSKFRNPSVLVHPVFAHSLRVNHRVKIIKLSPSDAETIYRHRFSTTEFFPRDIDSVLRNNLNLGTFLAVPKDCPHSISWAGSDRFLSNPPESWAIMSVWNCNDVFKLEVKGASRLRKGFVNTTRVLDRIFPFLNLPSLPKIFNPFGLHLLYGFGGEGPFYLDFAKALFGFAHNLAKEHKCGVVATEISSEDPLKLVIPHWKVLSFVDLWCIKRLDEDYSDGFVGDWRKSQPGLSFFLDPREF; encoded by the exons ATGGTGGTGGCCGAGAGTGGCGGCGATACGGTGGTGGTGATAAGAGAGTACAACCCAAAAACAGACATTGAGAGCGTAGAACAGGTGGAGAGAAGCTGTGAGGTAGGCCCAAGTGGTGAATTCTCACTCCACGCCGACCTCTTAGGTGACCCTGTTTGCAGAGTTCGCAACTCTCCTGCGTATCTCATGCTG GTGGCGGAGATGGTGGTGAACGGCGGTGGAGATGAGACGAGAGAGGTGGTGGGGATGATTAGAGGCTGCATCAAAACCGTTACATGCGGTAGAAAAGTATGCCGGAAAGCTAATTATCCGCCGGAACTTCGCCCTGTCTTTACTAAACTTGCCTATATCTTAGGCCTACGAGTCTCTCCATCTCACCG GAGAATGAAAATTGGATTAAAGCTCGTTTCTCAAATGGAAGATTGGTTTAGAGACAACGGCGCCGAATATTCATATATCGCAACCGACGCCACCAACAAACCTTCCGTTAACCTCTTCACCGGAAAATGCGGATACTCAAAATTCCGCAACCCTTCAGTCCTCGTCCACCCAGTATTTGCCCACAGCCTCCGAGTCAACCACCGAGTCAAAATCATTAAACTCTCACCATCCGACGCTGAAACCATTTACCGCCACCGATTCTCCACCACCGAGTTCTTCCCACGAGACATCGACTCGGTACTCAGAAACAACCTAAACCTTGGCACGTTCCTCGCTGTTCCAAAAGATTGCCCGCATTCGATATCATGGGCCGGGTCGGATCGGTTTCTTTCCAACCCGCCTGAGTCATGGGCTATCATGAGCGTTTGGAATTGTAACGACGTGTTTAAGTTGGAAGTTAAAGGGGCGTCGAGGTTAAGGAAAGGTTTCGTTAATACAACCCGGGTTTTGGATCGGATCTTTCCTTTTTTGAATTTACCTTCTTTACCCAAGATTTTTAACCCGTTTGGGCTCCATTTGCTATACGGGTTTGGTGGGGAAGGTCCATTTTATCTAGATTTTGCAAAAGCCTTGTTTGGTTTTGCTCATAATTTAGCAAAGGAGCACAAGTGTGGGGTTGTGGCGACTGAGATATCGAGTGAGGATCCACTCAAGTTAGTGATTCCACATTGGAAAGTGTTGTCATTTGTGGATTTATGGTGTATCAAGAGGCTTGATGAAGATTATAGTGATGGTTTTGTGGGGGATTGGAGAAAATCACAACCTGGTTTATCTTTTTTTCTCGATCCTAGAGAGTTTTGA